One Aquamicrobium sp. genomic region harbors:
- the smc gene encoding chromosome segregation protein SMC, giving the protein MKFSRLRLLGFKSFVEPGEFVIERGLTGIVGPNGCGKSNLVEALRWVMGESSYKNMRASGMDDVIFSGSATRPARNTAEVTLFLDNAERTAPAAFNDADELQVSRRIEREAGSVYRINGKEARARDVQLLFADQSTGARSPSMVGQGRIGELIQAKPQARRALLEEAAGISGLHTRRHEAELRLRAAEQNLERLDDVVGELESQIESLKRQARQASRFKNLSAEIRKAEAILLHLRWSIARDQEAEAKSALAQATTLVGDRAAAQMQAAKEQAVSAHHLPALREAEAAAAAALQRQTIAKAQIEEEAQRVRARAAELEKRLAQFDADIGREERMVRDNADVLARLDEEERSLNSDNAGAAEREAGTRAAFEEAVARLTASEAALAAVTAERAEAAAGRAQIERALRDIAERRERLARQLAEIDREMGEIAGRIAALADPAEKRVLLDEAQAAVEAAEEAALAAEEAVANARAAEAAARPPLAEAKAELQRIETESRTLAKMLNAGGGDLFPAVLEKIRVARGYETALGAALGEDLDVPLDRAAPAHWAQVSGHDDPALPAGARPLSEVVDAPAQLARRLAQIGIVDEADGPRLRAELKAGQRLVSAGGALWRWDGLTASADAPTAAALRLQQKNRLAELEAEATEATRLVRAAEAALAGAETRVRQTVDEERAARDGWREAQRLAGEAREALARAEKAAGELTSRRAALEESRGRVMEAFEEAEAGLAEAGEALAATPDLSELQTRLDALARDVAEDRARLADARAANEGLAREAEARARRLAAIAGERKSWVGRAENADRQIASLRERREEAAAEHEALAEAPDEIDVRRRALLSQIAQSEEARKAAADRLQEAENRQAAFDRAATDAIQALSQAREARARAEERLTAADERRKEAEARIQEALAVPPHLVLRQAELAPDAPLPEMAQVERDLERLKIERERLGAVNLRAEEEQKELTERHETIVSEREDVIEAIRKLRQAIQSLNREGRERLLAAFEVVNAQFQRLFTHLFGGGTAELQLIESDDPLEAGLEILARPPGKKPQTMTLLSGGEQALTAMALIFAVFLTNPAPICVLDEVDAPLDDHNVERFCNLMDEMAASTETRFVVITHNPITMARMDRLFGVTMAEQGVSQLVSVDLQTAEQMREAV; this is encoded by the coding sequence ATGAAATTCTCGCGCCTGCGCCTTCTCGGCTTCAAGTCCTTCGTCGAGCCCGGCGAGTTCGTCATCGAGCGCGGGCTGACCGGCATCGTCGGCCCCAATGGCTGCGGCAAGTCCAACCTCGTCGAGGCGCTGCGCTGGGTGATGGGCGAAAGCTCGTACAAGAACATGCGCGCGTCCGGCATGGACGACGTCATCTTCTCCGGCTCGGCCACGCGCCCCGCGCGCAACACCGCCGAGGTGACGCTGTTCCTCGACAATGCCGAGCGCACCGCGCCCGCCGCCTTCAACGACGCCGACGAGCTGCAGGTGTCGCGCCGCATTGAGCGCGAGGCCGGCTCGGTCTACCGCATCAACGGCAAGGAGGCCCGCGCCCGCGACGTGCAGCTTCTCTTCGCCGACCAGTCGACCGGCGCGCGCTCGCCGTCGATGGTCGGACAGGGGCGCATCGGCGAGCTGATCCAGGCGAAGCCCCAGGCGCGCCGCGCGCTGCTGGAGGAGGCCGCCGGCATCTCCGGCCTGCACACGCGCCGCCACGAGGCCGAGCTTCGCCTGCGCGCCGCCGAGCAGAACCTCGAACGGCTCGATGATGTGGTCGGCGAGCTGGAAAGCCAGATCGAGAGCCTGAAGCGGCAGGCGCGGCAGGCCTCGCGCTTCAAGAACCTGTCGGCCGAGATCCGCAAGGCCGAGGCGATCCTGCTGCATCTGCGCTGGAGCATCGCCAGGGACCAGGAGGCGGAGGCGAAATCGGCGCTGGCGCAGGCGACGACGCTGGTCGGCGACCGCGCCGCCGCCCAGATGCAGGCGGCGAAGGAGCAGGCGGTCAGTGCCCACCATCTGCCCGCCCTGCGCGAGGCGGAAGCGGCCGCCGCCGCCGCCTTGCAGCGCCAGACCATCGCCAAGGCGCAGATCGAGGAGGAGGCGCAGCGCGTGCGCGCCCGCGCCGCCGAGCTCGAGAAGCGGCTTGCCCAGTTCGACGCCGACATCGGCCGCGAGGAGCGCATGGTGCGCGACAACGCCGACGTGCTCGCCCGGCTCGACGAGGAAGAGCGCAGCCTGAATTCGGACAATGCCGGAGCGGCCGAGCGCGAAGCCGGGACACGGGCCGCGTTCGAGGAGGCCGTGGCCCGGCTCACCGCCAGCGAAGCCGCGCTCGCGGCGGTGACGGCCGAGAGGGCGGAGGCCGCCGCCGGCCGCGCCCAGATCGAGCGCGCGCTGCGCGACATCGCCGAGCGGCGCGAGCGCCTCGCGCGCCAGCTTGCCGAGATCGACCGCGAGATGGGCGAGATCGCCGGCCGGATCGCCGCCCTTGCCGACCCGGCCGAGAAGCGGGTCCTGCTCGATGAGGCGCAAGCCGCCGTCGAGGCGGCCGAGGAAGCCGCGCTCGCTGCCGAAGAGGCCGTTGCGAATGCGCGCGCGGCGGAAGCCGCCGCCCGCCCGCCGCTCGCCGAGGCGAAAGCCGAATTGCAGCGCATCGAGACCGAGTCGCGCACGCTGGCGAAGATGCTGAACGCCGGCGGCGGCGACCTCTTTCCCGCGGTTCTCGAGAAGATCAGGGTCGCGCGCGGCTACGAGACGGCGCTGGGCGCCGCGCTCGGCGAGGACCTTGACGTGCCGCTCGACCGCGCCGCGCCGGCTCATTGGGCGCAGGTCTCTGGCCACGACGACCCTGCGCTGCCAGCCGGCGCGCGGCCGCTCTCCGAGGTGGTCGACGCCCCGGCGCAGCTTGCCCGCCGGCTCGCCCAGATCGGCATCGTCGACGAGGCCGACGGGCCGCGCCTGCGCGCGGAGCTGAAGGCGGGGCAGCGCCTCGTCAGCGCCGGCGGCGCGCTGTGGCGCTGGGACGGGCTGACCGCCAGCGCCGACGCGCCGACCGCCGCGGCGCTGCGCCTGCAACAGAAGAACCGGCTGGCCGAGCTGGAGGCCGAGGCGACCGAGGCGACGCGGCTGGTGCGCGCGGCGGAAGCCGCGCTCGCCGGCGCGGAAACGCGGGTACGGCAAACGGTCGACGAGGAAAGGGCCGCGCGCGACGGCTGGCGCGAGGCGCAACGCCTTGCCGGCGAGGCGCGCGAGGCGCTGGCGCGAGCCGAGAAGGCGGCCGGGGAGCTGACCAGCCGCCGCGCCGCGCTCGAGGAATCGCGCGGCCGCGTGATGGAGGCGTTCGAGGAAGCCGAGGCCGGCCTCGCCGAGGCCGGGGAGGCGCTGGCCGCGACGCCCGACCTTTCCGAATTGCAGACGCGGCTCGACGCCCTCGCGCGCGACGTCGCCGAGGATCGCGCCCGGCTGGCCGACGCGCGCGCCGCCAATGAGGGCCTTGCCCGCGAGGCCGAGGCGCGCGCCCGCCGGCTCGCCGCCATCGCCGGCGAGCGCAAATCGTGGGTGGGCCGGGCCGAGAACGCCGACCGCCAGATCGCCTCGCTGCGCGAGCGCCGCGAGGAAGCCGCGGCCGAGCACGAGGCGCTGGCCGAGGCGCCGGACGAGATCGACGTGCGCCGCCGCGCGCTGCTGTCGCAGATCGCGCAATCGGAAGAGGCCCGCAAAGCCGCCGCCGACCGGCTGCAGGAGGCGGAGAACCGGCAGGCCGCCTTCGACAGGGCCGCGACCGACGCCATCCAGGCGTTGTCGCAGGCGCGCGAGGCCCGCGCCCGCGCCGAGGAGCGGCTGACCGCCGCCGACGAGCGGCGCAAGGAGGCGGAGGCCCGCATCCAGGAGGCGCTCGCCGTGCCTCCGCATCTCGTCCTGCGCCAGGCCGAGCTGGCGCCCGACGCGCCGCTGCCCGAGATGGCGCAGGTCGAGCGCGACCTGGAGCGGCTGAAGATCGAGCGCGAGCGGCTGGGCGCCGTCAATTTGCGCGCCGAGGAGGAGCAGAAGGAGCTGACCGAGCGCCACGAGACCATCGTCTCCGAGCGCGAGGACGTGATCGAGGCGATCCGCAAGCTCAGGCAGGCGATCCAGAGCCTCAACCGGGAAGGGCGCGAGCGTCTTCTCGCCGCCTTCGAGGTGGTCAACGCCCAGTTCCAGCGCCTGTTCACCCACCTGTTCGGCGGCGGCACGGCCGAGCTGCAACTGATCGAGTCGGACGACCCGCTGGAGGCGGGGCTCGAAATCCTCGCTCGCCCGCCCGGCAAGAAGCCGCAGACCATGACGCTGCTTTCCGGCGGCGAGCAGGCGCTGACCGCGATGGCGCTGATCTTCGCCGTGTTCCTGACCAATCCCGCGCCGATCTGCGTCCTCGACGAAGTCGACGCGCCGCTCGACGACCACAATGTCGAGCGCTTCTGCAACCTGATGGACGAGATGGCGGCCTCGACCGAGACGCGCTTCGTCGTCATCACCCACAACCCGATCACCATGGCGCGCATGGACCGGCTGTTCGGCGTCACCATGGCCGAGCAGGGCGTCAGCCAGCTCGTCTCGGTCGACCTCCAGACCGCCGAGCAGATGCGCGAGGCGGTGTGA
- a CDS encoding GFA family protein → MVSGSCHCGKVKFEVEGAPAEAMECNCSHCGRKGFLLWFVPRAHLRSGTPVDALSSYRFNRHVIDHRFCPDCGCAPFSLGTAPDGAETAAINIRCLEGIDLSAVKRIAIDGRSF, encoded by the coding sequence ATGGTTTCGGGAAGCTGCCACTGCGGCAAGGTCAAGTTCGAGGTCGAAGGCGCGCCGGCCGAGGCGATGGAATGCAACTGCTCGCATTGCGGCCGTAAGGGCTTCCTGCTCTGGTTCGTGCCGCGCGCGCATCTGCGCAGCGGAACGCCGGTGGACGCGCTGTCATCCTACCGCTTCAACCGGCACGTCATCGACCACCGGTTCTGCCCGGATTGCGGCTGCGCCCCGTTCAGCCTCGGCACCGCGCCCGACGGCGCGGAGACGGCGGCGATCAACATACGCTGCCTCGAAGGCATCGACCTTTCCGCCGTCAAGCGCATCGCCATCGACGGCAGGAGCTTCTGA
- a CDS encoding VOC family protein: MKTDGKLDYLEMQAGDGALAGVKAFYAAAFGWRFTDYGPSYAAFDEGLNGGFDGAVARGAKPLPVLYAQDLERTLAAVTAAGGAIVKPIFSFPSGRRFHFTDPAGNELAVWSE, from the coding sequence ATGAAAACCGACGGCAAGCTCGACTATCTGGAGATGCAGGCCGGCGACGGGGCGCTGGCGGGCGTGAAGGCGTTCTATGCGGCGGCGTTCGGCTGGCGCTTCACCGATTACGGCCCGTCCTACGCCGCCTTCGACGAGGGGCTGAACGGCGGCTTCGACGGCGCCGTGGCGCGCGGAGCGAAGCCGCTGCCCGTCCTTTATGCGCAGGATCTGGAAAGGACGCTTGCCGCGGTGACGGCGGCGGGCGGAGCCATCGTCAAGCCGATCTTTTCCTTTCCCAGCGGCCGGCGTTTCCATTTCACCGACCCCGCCGGCAACGAGCTCGCCGTATGGAGCGAATAG